Sequence from the Lycium ferocissimum isolate CSIRO_LF1 unplaced genomic scaffold, AGI_CSIRO_Lferr_CH_V1 ctg416, whole genome shotgun sequence genome:
TAATGGTAAGTCAACCTAACTCCTTATTTTCCCATAACATCCATTGTACTATTCCCTTAATATGCATATCGTGTTTCTTCATCCGTTTTCCCTATGAATGTATGTTTTTTTCGTCATCCTTAGCAAACTTCTGATTAAATTGAAACGAAACAATGACATGCACCAATTcagcctgtttggattgacttaatTTAGTTGCTTTAATCCAAACTAGTTTTTTGGTAAGATAAGAAAGTGCTTTTAAACATTTGTTCTTAAGCcaaaataacaataaaagagCCAAAATCCATAAGTTAGGATGTTATAAGTCATATAAGTtctaagcccatccaaacaggctaaTAATTgttaagaaattaaaagaactTTAAAGTAGGCCATGCAAATTTAAAAATGgtttaagggcctgtttggatgAGTTTATAACTTATGTCTTATGTAAGTTAGAAATCCTAACTTATTTTGGCTTATTCTTGCTTTAAAAAGTGCTTAGACACTATGCTTAAAAGCTAATTTGGCttaaagcacctaaaataagccaatccaaacagggtCTAAGTCTAACAAGAAGTTACAGTATACTTATGTTTTTTGTAAGTCTGCAAAGGGTGATGTGTAACTGGATGTGGATTGTACTATAGGGTAAGGGAACAGGAAGCTTTGGTAAGAGGAGGAACAAGACCCACACACTATGTGTGAGGTGTGGACGACGGAGCTTCCATCTCCAGAAGAGCCGTTGCTCTGCTTGTGCTTACCCTGCTGCCCGTAAAAGGACATGTAATGCTTCTTTCCCTTTACAATCCTTCACCTTCCAATATAATATCATTATATCAATCCTCTGATTGGAGTTGCAATTTTTATTTCAGACAACTGGAGTGTGAAGGCAATTCGCCGAAAGACAACTGGAACTGGCCGTATGAGGTATCTTCGTAATGTCCCTCGCAGGTTCAAGACCAACTTCAGAGAAGGTAAACATTACGGCTTACCTTTATGCCTTGaagttcttttgttttttttcattttgtgttTAATTTACACTTTCATTTAGGATtaagtgtgtttggtatggtgGAAATTGTTTTACAGGATTTATGAAAGCATTTTCCAGCATTGGTCTTTTTGTATTGTTAAAAATGATTGTTCTAGAAGGGGAATGATTACTTCCGCTAGTTATGGACAAAAGTCATTTACTTTACAACTATTAGATACTGTTATTATACTTTGTCTTCCACCTTGGATGAGTGAGTATCATATGTCACCTACTTTTGTACTCCAACCAAATGCTGAAAAATGATctagaaaataaatttcaagATAAAACctttttcacaaaatatttttcgTGAAAATTGTTTTGTGTCTTACCTAACCAATGCCTTATAGGTTTCTGTGTTGAGTCGGTATTAGCTTTGTGTGAAAAATGCACATCTATAATTCAGAGTGATACTTCCTTTTTTAGCTCGGACTAAGTTGTTGGTTTGGACATTGCCAATTGGTGATCAAGAATATCTGGTCGTAACTTGTATGAGATAATAATCAACTTTAAACTGTTGTTTGTCCAGGTTGTGAAGCAGCTCCAAGGAAGAAGGCAGCAGCTTCTGCTTGAGGCCCCTTGAGACTGTTACTTGAGAGCTGAGAGGCTATTTAGTGGTAGCTTCATTTGGATATTTCAAGTGTTAGAGCAAGTAAAATTTTGGGGAACCTTCTATCTTGGGTTTTATCGCCCTTGGAAACTTTAATGTGCTTAAAATTTTCGAGTATGTATTCCAACTtggtatttttttaaagaagggTCTTGAGACTTCCATCACTTATTGGATTTGAGCTGCCTGTCCACTTATTATGTTACCTTGAGTTGTTCAAATTACTCATTTCGAAAATCTGTTGCCGTATGAAATGATTACATTTATTATGTTTTTAGCTTGAGGTTGTTCAAAGTGCTTATTTCAAATCTGTTGCTGTATGAAGTGATGATGGGTTGAATGGGAAGTGATGAATCATCTGCTTGCAATTCCTTTGCTGATTCTGTGCTTCTTTATCATTCACTTCCAGTCGCTTGATGTTTCTCTTAGCCCGTATGTGAAGCTGTAGAAGATACTGCCCAGCGTGTTGCCATCTTGGCATCTATTTGTTTATTCTAACTGGACTGATTTTGGGTTTTTATGGTGACAGAATGGCGATCACACAATAGTTAAGACCCAAAATCAGTCCAATGAACATAGATCTATAGGTTAAATATTTGCTTAGATGATTAATTTAGCTTGTGGGACGAATTCAGATGCCTATGAAGTCTTGCATTTCTTGGTTAACTACAAAAGGGAGCAGTAATCAGCCTTGCTTATTTGTGCCTACGATGTGTAGGATCTACATTGCATACAGTAGTCTTGGAATTGTACTCGTGAAAAATAAATTGCTCTATACTCTTTTCTTAATTCGTGGAAGCTGTCTTTGTTTTCTGAAATCTCATGGAGTGATGACGGAATGTTTGTTTCTGGAGTAGGTGAAGTACCTCCAGGCTACAGGGGCGTAAAGGTATCAAATGAATGGCCAGTTAAAGTTGAGTAACAAATCTGACCAAAATTTGCCGgattaatattttgaaattaatttgAGTTAAAGTGCCAATTTCTTGCATTGGCATTCGACTATGAAGTGCAAAGTATAGACATTAATGTCCCAGCTCTGCTATGGTAATGCCAGTTGGTAGATATCTAGTGAGTCCTATCTTTATTTAAAGCTGTGTTGTATGTTTTGCATATACTGAGGTTTGTGGCAGCGACAGATCGTAGATTGACTATATTTTGAGCGTGTGCAAACGtgtattttgattttgaaaaacactGTATTCTAACGAATGAATGACAGAGTCCGCCACTAGGATATCAACTCAATTATCAGAATTGAATCTAGAAACTGGGGTCAAAATGCCATATCATCTCACCTTCAGGTTGGTGTTAGGTGGTGGATGCTGATGGATCAAGCTCATCGTTACCACAAACTTCGGTGGAAATCGAAGACGAATATAGGGACGAGGTCCTCCAATTATTAGTCTTTAATGAAGGGAAGAAAGGTGGCCAACATGATTAACTTTTGTCTTCCACTGCTTGTACAAAACTACATGCAACTCAGTAAGTGTAAGAAGCTGAGAAATGGAGCCATGAAAAAACTTTGGGCATGTCAAAAATAATTATGATACAAACCTACAGGTTGAACGACAGATAGCGTGCTTTCTACTTCGATTATCGAAGCCAATTTGTTGTAACATTAAGACGCAATGTTAGGCTCTTTTCCATAACATAGGACGTTCAAGAATGATAGACACTTTCTCAAAACTGAAATTTGAGTTGGACTCTTGCCACTTCTTTTTATTATAGTATCTTTTTGATTTGCAACTCTAAAACTGACTtcagacatttttttttttcattagtcGTGGTGTTCAGGTCCACCCGCGGGTACTTCGGCTAACTCCACGTGATATTTGGTACCTCAAACAAATACAAGTACGATGTGGAGGATAACTTTGTCCTCtctgaaatttgaacttgagaTCTCTTTTCCATAACATAGGACGTTCAAGAATGATAGACACTTTCTCAAAACTGAAATTTGAGTTGGACTCTTGCCACTTCTTTTTATTATAGTATCCTTTTGATTTGCAACTCTAAAACTGACTtcagacctttttttttttttttttttcattagttTGGTGTTGAGATCTCATAGTTGTCAACTCATGGCATTGATCACTAGGCCATACCCTTGGGGTGCGTATTCAGACTGCTCTTTTTGCTAATATATTTAATGTTAAAAGTATCTCAACACCTCAAACGTGGTAGGTAGAACTAAACTACCTTCCAGGAACACATCCCTATCCAAACTGTGAAATTCGTACTCCTCAGTACCAACCTCATCCAATAATGATTTTTGGACTATATTATTATGAATTAAACCATCAGGAAGATGAATGACTAATACTGTGGGGTGCAGCAAGCTGGAGAATAGACGATACGGatgaagatgacaaattaagcCTAAAATAGAAGCAAAAGAGGACCACGATAAGTGTTATTTTAGCATGTGTAAGTGATGACACTGCATCTAATTCGATGTTAACACTTGGGGAAGTGcttaattcttgttttaaatttctaaattctaaataaaatacA
This genomic interval carries:
- the LOC132044316 gene encoding large ribosomal subunit protein eL37x-like produces the protein MGKGTGSFGKRRNKTHTLCVRCGRRSFHLQKSRCSACAYPAARKRTYNWSVKAIRRKTTGTGRMRYLRNVPRRFKTNFREGCEAAPRKKAAASA